ATCGGGATCATGGCGCAAAATTGCTCGCAAACCTTCTGTAAAGTCAATCCCCGCTTTTGCGCTGACTTGCACCTGATTGATGCCGCTCAGGATGTACTCGACGGGATCTTCGATAGTGATGATGTTTTTTTCAGGGCTCTTGAGTGTGTTTATTGCGGCGTACAGCGTCGTTGTTTTACCCGCGCCGGTTGGCCCCGTGACAACGATCATGCCGTAGGTATTGCGCGTCAACGACTGAAAGTCTGCCAGCGTGCCTGGCAGGAATCCCAACTCGTCGAGGTTCAGCGGCGTCTGCTTTCTGTCTAACATCCGTAGGGCGCATTTTTCACCAAAGATGGTGGGCAACGTGGCTACGCGCAAGTCAATTTGCTTGTCCGGCAGTGTGATCTGAATCCGTCCGTCCTGGGCGGTGCGCCGCCGGGCAATATCCATGCCGGCAAGCACTTTAATCCGGGAAACCACCTGCCCGTGCAGCCCTTTCGGCAACAGCCATTCGTCCCGGAGCAGTCCATCGATGCGAAAACGGACGACACTTTGCGTGTCTAATGGGTCGATATGTATGTCTGTGGCCCGTTCCCTCGCAGCCCGCAGGATCATATCCTCCACCAGTTCGACAACCGACGGCTGATCCAGTCCCCAGTTGCGCCCGTCCTTATCGACCATCGCTGTATCCACGCTTTTTGTCGGTAAGAGCACATCTTTCACTATCTTTTGATTATCGCTCCCAACTGCTCCTCGCCAAGGTTCGGCATCAGCCGGTTGGATCTTTGTAAAATACGTCAATCAAATCCCCCCTCGCCAATTGTCCCTGATTAGCCCTATTTGTAGCCTTATTGTTTGCATTTCTACCTAAATTTTAAAAATCCTGTAAATTTTTCAAAATAAAAAAAGCCCCGCTTTCAGCGGGGTTCGCTCTGGTGAGCATTCATTTGTTCACATCGTTAGTCGTCGCTTCGCAGCGCTAACCCTGTAACGACGGCCATATCGGGTGTCAAAAGCTCAAGACAGTCGGGTTTGATCTGGGCGACCAGGCTCGTCTGCATGTCGACGACAGAGACGGGCAACTTGAACTCCTGTGTAAAATAGGCATCAATCCCCCGCAGCCGGGAGAGGCCGCCGCAGAGCACGAGATGGGAGAAACTGCTGTCCCGGTATTGAAGGTTGTAAAAATCAAGCGATCTGCGGACTTCCACGAGCAGATCGGAAAAGAAGGACTGCAGGAGAAACTGCATCTGGACGGCCTGGGAATTAACCGTTACGCCGTCTGATTCGTCCGTCTCCCTCGCTTCCGCAGTGACCGCGGCCTCCGCAATCATCTGCCGCAGTTGAAATGTTTCAACAGGGAAGGTCTGGCCCAAGCTCTCCTCCAACCGAGCCGCGCCCAACTGGATAAAGCGGATGAACTGAACTTTTCCTTCCCGAAACACTGTGAATGTGGAACGATCATTGCCCATATCCAGGCAACCATATGTCCGGAGGTCATTTTCGCGCACCACATTCAGGAGCCGATTCAGCGCGAAGGAGGATGTTTCCACGGCGGTAACCGTCAGTCCGGCCCCTTTGAGGCATTCAAAGTGCCGGACGACCTCCTCCCTTGGAATCGCCACGAGCAGCAGTTGGGCCATTCGATCGCCTTCCACATCGATGAAGCCTTGATGCAAATAATCGTAGACATAGTCATCAGCCGATAGAGGCACATACTTCTCCAATTCCCAGCGAAGCGAAGCTCGCAGTTCCTCTTCCGGCATATGGGGCATGCGGATTTGGCGGGAAATCAGGTTGCGAGACGGAAAGGCCAGGACCGCGCGCTTCACTTTTTTTCGCACACTGGACAGGCATTTCTCGATAGTCGCCTCCAGCGCATCGTAGTAGGCATCCGTGTAGGCTTCTCCCACCGGCGGTGAAAAAGGTTGTTTTACCGCGGTCAGGATTTCAAGACGCTGCTTGCGCCGGGATACCTCGACCATCCGCACCGCAGTGCCGGCTATCTCGATGCCAAGGGTGTTGATCGGTCCAAACAACTTCTTCACCTGCCTTCATTCCTTAAAAAAACTTACATCGGCGCAGCGTTAGGTGCGTGCGCTGTCCCCCGCTTTCGGCGGTATGGATGGAAGTCTGGGAATCGTCGGTATGGAGGGCGCCATAGGGTCTGCCGATGGGTTGGGGGTAAGGCCCGGCAAAGAGGGCAACCCAGGGATGCTGGGAATACCGGGGAGGACGGGAATGGTCGGTAAGCCGGAAGCGCCCGGGAGAGTCGGGGCGGCGCCCGGAGCAACATTCGAGGGGGGACTCCACGGTATTCCCTGTGAGGTTCCGCCGTTTTTCAATACAGAGTCGGGAAGTTGCCCCACCTCACGCAACCATGGGTTGGTGTCATCCCAAACACGGGGTTCGAAAGGATTCTGTCGGCCAAGGGGGTACTGTTCCAGATTGATAGTGTCGGAGTTTCCGCCGGCCCCGACTTCGAAAAAGGAGACCGTAAAAGCCGCATTCAACATGGTCGTTTTCGGCTTTACATTCGGGTCAGCGGGAGCCTCGGCCCGCGGAAGCCGGATTGTCACATTGCCCACACTTTTTTGCTGGACATTGACCTCACCGGAGGGAGATTTCGAAAACGTGGTGATGACCACATCGATCAGTTCGAGGAGCACATTGACAGAGTCTTTTTTGGCGTCATTTCCCTTGGCTTTGCTTTGGTTCTCTTTTTCTTTCTCCCGGTTTTCCCAGGTAATCGCAAAATTCCTGACCAATGCGCCGCCGCGCAACGTCTCCACCCGAGATGAGAAGTCCACCAAAGCGTCAAAGGCGCCTTCCACGACCATGTTCACTGGGATTTCCGAAATCAATTTGCCCTCTCTGTCCGGACGATCCAATTTGGGCAGCGGAACAAAGTACTTGATGGTCACATTCGAGGCTTTGGCAGCCTCACCCACCAGCAGGGCCATCTCTCCAGTCGTCAGTTCAGAAGGGTAGGCGTGAAACTGATGATTGTACCTCGTCCGGCTATTGACCAACTCTTGTTCAATCTGTGGGAGACGCTCGATCCGCCGCTTCGCTGAATCCAACTTCTGCTTCGATAGGGGGATTTCGTTCGAGAGGACGGCAAACTGGTCCATTTGCCCCTCAAGCACCAGTATGTATAGGCTGGTAATGGATACGGAGGCGGCTAATATGGCCAGCAGCACCTTTTCGCGTCTCGTCCGCACTGACCACCAGTTCGATTCTCCCAGATTTATTTGGAACCAGGACGGCGGGAAGAGGTTCTTGAATGACGGAAACTGGAACTTGCCCATTTTCATCGCCCTTCACCCCCTCGGGCCGAGCTGTTTTTCTTGGCTTCGTCCTTCCCATCTTTGGGGACAACCTGAAGTCCCTGCGGAATCGGCGCCAACGACGCATGAACCTTGAAACGGGTCACCCAACGGAAATTAACGTCCTTGTCACGGGCATCTACCAGTTCGACACTCGAAAAATAAGGCAGGCTGCGCAGTTTCAGGATAAAGACGCCGACCTGCTCAAAAGCCGTCGTTTCCCCCTCAATCTCAAGCACCGTCTTGTCCGCATCATATGTATTTAACGTCACAGTCGCCAACCAAAGCGCTTCGGGCGTCACCGTCTTCACATCGCTGAATACCTGTGACCAGGGGATACGGGCGCCGCGCAACTGCTCTAAGATTTCAGCCTTCTTCCGGTTGTCGCTGATCTCTTTTTCGATGGCCTCGACCCGTTGGAGTTCAGGCTGAAGGGCGGCCATCTCCGCCTCGATGCGTTCGCCTTCTTTTTGAGACATGTAAATCTTCACCAGGAAAGAACCGTAACCGACTAAGCAAGCGAGAACGCCCAAGGTGACACCACTGCGAACGAATAAGGAGCGCTTGTCCAGTTTTTTAGGGCGCAATTCGAGCGGGAGTAAGTTTATCGACTGCACTATCGATGTCGCTCCTTAGCGGTCTTTTTCTGCGGTCTTTTTCTATTGCAAGAACAAGAATGAGTAGAGGATATCGCCCAGCCGGCTGCCCAAGATAAGATATACGGCAAAATAACCAATCGCCAAAAATGGACCGAAAGGCACCTCCGTTTTTCGTGTCCATTTCCCTGCAACCATGCCGGCGATGCCAACGACGCTGCCGATCAGCGCGGCGAGGGTCATTGCCCAGAGCGCGCCGGGCCAGCCGAGCATCAATCCGAAAACAAAGGCAAACTTTACATCGCCCAGCCCTAATCCACCGTTGCTAAACCAAAAAACAGCGAAAAGGAGCGCTGCACCGAAACCGGCGCCCAGCAGACTGTTCAAGATGATGGAAACATCGCCGTTTGCCCCATGAACCTTCCAACCCAGCCAGACTGCGATGGGCAATAAGGCAACCAGCAACACGGCGTTTGGGATGATTTTATGATGCAAATCGATAATGGCGATGACGATGAGAAAGGCGGCCATTGCGGCGGCAGCCGCCCAGTCAGAAGATATGCCGCCGTAAAAAGCGTAAAGCCCCGCGAAGATGGCGCCGGTCAACGCCTCAACAAGGGGATACTGAATCGATACGGCTTCACCACAGCCGCGGCATTTGCCTTGCTGTATCACGTAACTGGCAATGGGAATGAGTTCGGCGGGCGGCAAAGGCCGCCCGCACGATACACAATGGGAACCGGGAAAGACGATTGACTCGCCCCGCGGAATGCGATAGATGCAGACATTCAGGAAGGAGCCCATGATCGCCCCGCTGAGAAAGACCCACCATAAGGGAAGAATCGTCTCCATTAGAAGCCGGCTGTTGACGTTACCAGCGTGTTGTTGTTAGCCGTGTCAACCCAGATGATCATTCTATACGTACCTGCTGTGTTCGCAGGTCCAGCACAACCGATGGTAGCGGCTCTCGTGCCGGCGGGAAGGTTGGGTGTCACCGTAGCATCCGCAGTAGTTGTAGCCGTATACGCATAGGTGTAGACATGACCCCAGGGGTCATTCGTTTCGTCGATCTCGTTGTCCAGATAACGGCCAGTTTCCAGAACATTGTTAGTGCTGATATCCGTATCCGAGGGCATAGCGGCGTGTTCAATGTAGTACGAACGAATTGCCGTTTCAAAGGCTTTGAAGTCATTGCGCACACCGGCAACCCGAGCGCGATCGGAAGAGTTCCCCAGACGGGGCACCAGGACTGCAAAAAGCACGCCAATGATTGCGACAACGATCATCAATTCGATCAAAGAGAAGCCCTTTTGTTCCCTGGCTTTCGCCATTCTTTTTTGCCAGAATTCCAACATCTTCATCATCCTCCTCGTTATTGGTGTTATGGGTTGCCAGGAGCCCTTGGAATAAAACCGGCGCCCGTCACTGTTCTGTTTATTTGGCGCCGACGCTGCTGATCACCTCGAAAATCGGCAGCAACATGGCAATGACCAGCACCGCGACCATCCCGCCCAGAATGACCAGCATGATAGGTTCAATGATACTGGAAAGCCGGCCGACAATCCCATTGACCTCCATCTCGTAGTAGTCGGAGACTTTTTCTAACATGACATCCAATGCGCCCGTTTCTTCTCCAACCGCTATCATCTGTACCACCATCGGCGGGAAGATCCCTGTCTTGCGCAGCGGCTCTGCCAGGCCCTGCCCTTTGCGAATGCTATCCCGGGTATTCATCACCCCCTTGGATACCGCCAGATTGCCGGCGGTCTTTTCGACGACTTCCAGCGCCTGCATCATCGGAACGCCGCTGCGAATCAGCGTGCCCAAGGTGCGGCAAAAGCGAGAGACGGACACCTTGAGCAGCATATCGCCAAATACGGGAACCTTGAGTGTATACCCATCGGCCAACAACCGGATGTGCGGCGTTTTGAGCAATTCGCGAAAAAACAGGTAAAGCGCCAGGACGCCCAACAGGGCAGTCCACCAGTAACTTTTCACCCATTCAGAGAGATCAAGCACCGTTTTGGTCAGCGCTGGCAGCTCAGCGCCGAGGTTGCCCAGCACACTGGTGAAACGGGGGATGACAAAACCGAGAATAAAAGCGACGGCCATAATCCCGATAAAGAAGACGACCGCAGGATAGGTGAGCGCCGATTTGACTTTGCTTCTTGTTTCACTATCCTTTTCAAAATGGGTGGCCAGACGCTGCAGCACCTCTTCGAGAACGCCTCCAAGTTCGCCGGCCTCGATCATGTGCACGAACATCTCGGGAAAAACATCAGGATGGAAACCTACTGCCTGAGAGAGGTTGTATCCGCGCTGCAAATCTCCGGCGATAGCGATCAAGGCTTGACGCAATTTCGGGTGCTCCGATTGCTGGATCAGGATCGACAGGGCGCTGTGAATGGGAACACCAGCATTTACCAAGGTAGAGAGTTGCCGGCAAAAGACAGCCAGATCCTTCGCAGGCACCTTGCGGCGAAACAGAGAAAAAGAAACCCCGGAAGAAGCGCTTGCCGCCTCTCCTTTGACTGTTCCTTCCTTGTCTTCTCGCACCTCAATTACAAAAAGACCCTGTTCACGCAGCATCAAGGCGACCGACTTTGCTGATTCTTCCTGAATCGCGCCCTCCCGCACCGTCCCCCGGCTATCACGTGCTCGATAACGGTATGTTGCCATCTGTTCCACCTCAGCATCGGGGTTTAGCAGGGGCAGAGCCTGCAAAAGGAAAATGGGCCTAAAATCCTATTGACAGACAACGCCTTTGTGTACTCATTTTAATTCTATTG
The Heliomicrobium undosum DNA segment above includes these coding regions:
- a CDS encoding GspE/PulE family protein gives rise to the protein MTYFTKIQPADAEPWRGAVGSDNQKIVKDVLLPTKSVDTAMVDKDGRNWGLDQPSVVELVEDMILRAARERATDIHIDPLDTQSVVRFRIDGLLRDEWLLPKGLHGQVVSRIKVLAGMDIARRRTAQDGRIQITLPDKQIDLRVATLPTIFGEKCALRMLDRKQTPLNLDELGFLPGTLADFQSLTRNTYGMIVVTGPTGAGKTTTLYAAINTLKSPEKNIITIEDPVEYILSGINQVQVSAKAGIDFTEGLRAILRHDPDVILIGEIRDKETADIAVKAATTGHLVFSTLHTGDAAGAAGRLIDMGVEPFLVASAVSGVVTQRLVRRICPSCKTSYHPPRSSPERIFLETCGMKTDILYKGGGCNRCNQTGFDGRLAIHEVMVMRSSLRQLIMAKAGAEAIRAKAIEEGMVGLIADGMTKAILGETTVQEVMRVAFRMDG
- the pilM gene encoding type IV pilus assembly protein PilM, whose product is MKKLFGPINTLGIEIAGTAVRMVEVSRRKQRLEILTAVKQPFSPPVGEAYTDAYYDALEATIEKCLSSVRKKVKRAVLAFPSRNLISRQIRMPHMPEEELRASLRWELEKYVPLSADDYVYDYLHQGFIDVEGDRMAQLLLVAIPREEVVRHFECLKGAGLTVTAVETSSFALNRLLNVVRENDLRTYGCLDMGNDRSTFTVFREGKVQFIRFIQLGAARLEESLGQTFPVETFQLRQMIAEAAVTAEARETDESDGVTVNSQAVQMQFLLQSFFSDLLVEVRRSLDFYNLQYRDSSFSHLVLCGGLSRLRGIDAYFTQEFKLPVSVVDMQTSLVAQIKPDCLELLTPDMAVVTGLALRSDD
- the pilO gene encoding type 4a pilus biogenesis protein PilO, which encodes MKMGKFQFPSFKNLFPPSWFQINLGESNWWSVRTRREKVLLAILAASVSITSLYILVLEGQMDQFAVLSNEIPLSKQKLDSAKRRIERLPQIEQELVNSRTRYNHQFHAYPSELTTGEMALLVGEAAKASNVTIKYFVPLPKLDRPDREGKLISEIPVNMVVEGAFDALVDFSSRVETLRGGALVRNFAITWENREKEKENQSKAKGNDAKKDSVNVLLELIDVVITTFSKSPSGEVNVQQKSVGNVTIRLPRAEAPADPNVKPKTTMLNAAFTVSFFEVGAGGNSDTINLEQYPLGRQNPFEPRVWDDTNPWLREVGQLPDSVLKNGGTSQGIPWSPPSNVAPGAAPTLPGASGLPTIPVLPGIPSIPGLPSLPGLTPNPSADPMAPSIPTIPRLPSIPPKAGDSART
- a CDS encoding PilN domain-containing protein yields the protein MQSINLLPLELRPKKLDKRSLFVRSGVTLGVLACLVGYGSFLVKIYMSQKEGERIEAEMAALQPELQRVEAIEKEISDNRKKAEILEQLRGARIPWSQVFSDVKTVTPEALWLATVTLNTYDADKTVLEIEGETTAFEQVGVFILKLRSLPYFSSVELVDARDKDVNFRWVTRFKVHASLAPIPQGLQVVPKDGKDEAKKNSSARGGEGR
- a CDS encoding prepilin peptidase; its protein translation is METILPLWWVFLSGAIMGSFLNVCIYRIPRGESIVFPGSHCVSCGRPLPPAELIPIASYVIQQGKCRGCGEAVSIQYPLVEALTGAIFAGLYAFYGGISSDWAAAAAMAAFLIVIAIIDLHHKIIPNAVLLVALLPIAVWLGWKVHGANGDVSIILNSLLGAGFGAALLFAVFWFSNGGLGLGDVKFAFVFGLMLGWPGALWAMTLAALIGSVVGIAGMVAGKWTRKTEVPFGPFLAIGYFAVYLILGSRLGDILYSFLFLQ
- a CDS encoding type II secretion system protein, with the protein product MLEFWQKRMAKAREQKGFSLIELMIVVAIIGVLFAVLVPRLGNSSDRARVAGVRNDFKAFETAIRSYYIEHAAMPSDTDISTNNVLETGRYLDNEIDETNDPWGHVYTYAYTATTTADATVTPNLPAGTRAATIGCAGPANTAGTYRMIIWVDTANNNTLVTSTAGF
- a CDS encoding type II secretion system F family protein; translation: MATYRYRARDSRGTVREGAIQEESAKSVALMLREQGLFVIEVREDKEGTVKGEAASASSGVSFSLFRRKVPAKDLAVFCRQLSTLVNAGVPIHSALSILIQQSEHPKLRQALIAIAGDLQRGYNLSQAVGFHPDVFPEMFVHMIEAGELGGVLEEVLQRLATHFEKDSETRSKVKSALTYPAVVFFIGIMAVAFILGFVIPRFTSVLGNLGAELPALTKTVLDLSEWVKSYWWTALLGVLALYLFFRELLKTPHIRLLADGYTLKVPVFGDMLLKVSVSRFCRTLGTLIRSGVPMMQALEVVEKTAGNLAVSKGVMNTRDSIRKGQGLAEPLRKTGIFPPMVVQMIAVGEETGALDVMLEKVSDYYEMEVNGIVGRLSSIIEPIMLVILGGMVAVLVIAMLLPIFEVISSVGAK